In Halarcobacter bivalviorum, a genomic segment contains:
- a CDS encoding EAL domain-containing protein, producing MIENVAILKNITILYAEDEAALREITLNILKGFTKKQLVAENGAQGLELFKEHESEIDIIITDVNMPIMNGLEMIREIKKINPNIPIIVATAFSNTEYLLEAIDIGVDKYVLKPIDMKKLLQLMSQSLLYHELKDLYVDNLTHLPNRNKLKKDLEITEQGLMAMINIDKFSTINDLFGETNGDKVLIEFADSLRKFFNKEDFRIYRIEADKFLVVANEFNTDVQDLYELCKSFENYIEEDPVYIDEHEIDLNITIGIAKSENANAYKYAQRVVSYARRKFEPILIYDDSFNIQESFEENIKWIKKIKNGVKNDNFRGYFQPIVNTQTKEVYKYEALIRYIEDDGTVVSPFQFLDIAKKAKLYPNIIKIMINEAFNLIIKKAKRVAVNISFEDIASDNTMSYIYSVIEENKEHAHLLEFEILESEEISDFSEVFKFIEKVKSYGCNVGVDDFGAGYSNFNMLVNLKISYVKIDGSLIKNIDSSENQKIIVKTITEFAKRFGFATVAEFVSSEEIYNQIKEIGVDYCQGYYFDAPLSFDQIN from the coding sequence ATGATAGAAAATGTCGCAATTTTAAAAAATATAACAATTCTTTATGCGGAGGACGAAGCTGCATTACGAGAAATAACACTTAATATCTTAAAAGGCTTTACCAAAAAACAACTTGTTGCTGAAAATGGTGCGCAAGGGTTAGAACTTTTTAAAGAACATGAATCAGAAATAGATATTATTATTACTGATGTAAATATGCCTATTATGAATGGCCTTGAAATGATTAGAGAGATTAAAAAAATCAATCCAAACATTCCAATTATCGTAGCTACTGCTTTTTCAAATACAGAATATTTATTAGAAGCAATTGATATAGGTGTTGATAAATATGTATTAAAACCTATTGATATGAAAAAACTTCTTCAACTAATGAGTCAATCATTACTGTACCATGAATTAAAAGATTTATATGTTGATAACTTAACTCATCTTCCTAATAGAAATAAACTAAAAAAAGATCTTGAGATAACAGAGCAAGGTCTAATGGCAATGATTAATATAGATAAATTTTCTACTATTAATGACCTTTTTGGTGAAACAAATGGAGATAAAGTATTAATTGAATTTGCTGATTCATTAAGAAAGTTTTTTAATAAAGAAGATTTTAGAATTTACAGAATTGAAGCTGATAAGTTTTTAGTTGTAGCGAATGAATTTAATACAGATGTTCAAGACCTATATGAACTATGTAAAAGTTTTGAAAATTATATAGAAGAAGATCCTGTTTATATCGATGAACATGAGATTGATTTAAATATCACAATTGGTATTGCAAAAAGTGAAAATGCCAATGCCTATAAATATGCACAAAGAGTTGTCTCTTATGCAAGAAGAAAATTTGAACCAATTCTTATTTATGATGATTCATTTAATATTCAAGAATCATTTGAAGAGAATATCAAATGGATTAAAAAGATTAAAAATGGTGTTAAAAATGATAACTTTAGAGGGTATTTTCAACCAATTGTAAATACTCAGACAAAAGAAGTATATAAATATGAAGCACTTATAAGATATATAGAAGATGATGGAACTGTTGTTAGTCCATTTCAATTTTTAGATATTGCAAAAAAAGCTAAGCTTTATCCTAATATCATAAAAATTATGATTAATGAGGCTTTTAATTTAATTATTAAAAAAGCAAAAAGAGTAGCTGTAAATATCTCTTTTGAAGATATTGCAAGTGATAATACTATGTCTTATATTTACTCTGTTATAGAAGAGAATAAAGAACATGCACATCTTTTAGAATTTGAAATTTTAGAATCAGAAGAGATTTCAGATTTTTCTGAAGTATTTAAATTTATTGAAAAAGTAAAATCTTATGGTTGTAATGTTGGGGTTGATGACTTTGGAGCTGGATACTCAAACTTTAATATGCTAGTAAATTTAAAAATTTCATATGTAAAAATAGATGGTAGTTTAATTAAAAATATTGATTCATCAGAAAATCAAAAAATTATTGTAAAAACAATTACAGAATTTGCTAAGAGAT